The Belonocnema kinseyi isolate 2016_QV_RU_SX_M_011 chromosome 1, B_treatae_v1, whole genome shotgun sequence genomic interval aatagttcaggtttaaacaaaataatacaatttttcaaattattttccaattaatataaaacaaataCTCAGATccgtaaattaatttgtttcttctAAAAGTGTTTCTGTAAATTTAAGTCGTAGTATTGGTCGCAACTTACtgtttgcttcaaattttttgtcgaattgATCGATTTCTCTTGGGCTTAAATATAACACCTGCACGCTTTTTTGTATAAAGATCATTTAAATTAGTTCCACATGGAACTTCCCAGGCTTCTTGTGGATCCAATGGTTTAACTTCGTTGCTTCTTACGTTCACTTTCGATCGTATTCCTTTTGGATAAGGAGGTATTGTAAATAGTGCACGAAAAACTGTCGGACCATGTTCTCGTTTTTGCACTAATGCAAGGCCATCACCATTTCCTTGTATCAAGATAATTTGTGCTCCGGTTGGCTTTTCGTCGGGCCTAccaaaagcatttttcaaaaacaattctcGTTTGGGAAGAAAATTGTATACTACAAGTTTAAGGACCCGGTTCTCATTTCTCtcgggataaatttttaaaatttgaaaatcttcaactTTAGTGTCAAGTACTGAAGAAAAGGGGGGCGGGCCAGGAGGAGACGGGGGCCTGAAATGATCAGATGACACAGCAGTATCAGGATACATGGCAGGATGATGTGCCATGCCTTGAGAATGCTGTAAAATCGGCTCTGGAACAAGAaacagaagattacatttttttagtgtacACGATCGTAACGTCAACGCGGTGAACATCTATgttgaaatttgcaatttttgtaagaaaatttcgaTTATCAAATGTCATGATCATGTAGACATTATATTTCATGTTCTAAGTATGATTTTAGATATACTTTTGCATTCTGATTCCGAATGCGGCCTATACATTAACGCAGAACTCAAAGATTCTGATAAGAAGGCGATTGAATAATACCCATAGACGTTaattgggtcgctgaatccgaatccggggttagTTCGACCCCAAAAGTTAAATTCCATGGTTTTCTCTATTTTAACCTTGGGATGACCTTCAATACAACCTGACGATGTAAGAATGATCCCAGATTCTGATTTATCGACCTCAAAAATGCCTTAAATCAGTGGTTACCGTCGATTCCATGGCATTTTCTCATTTTGACCTCCACTAGACCTTGATCCGGATCCGTTGGGTTTAGAATTACcatggattcggattcagctatCCTAAAAAGCTTTCAGAGTTGAGGTTCTCTCTGATCAAATGGATTTCTTTATTTTGCTCTTCACTTGACCTTCATGCTGACTGGATTGGTTTAAACTGaatccggattcggattcagcgacctcaaaaacgtattGGTATGGTGGTTTAGCTCggattgatgatttttttttgtggggctttgtcatttttatcaaatagaattttattatGAGGATTAATCGAAAGTTTTTGTGATAGTTGATTTCAAATCcgcaataaaaatttctaatttgataATGGCAAACCCAATATAGAAGATCATAGTTGCAAAAAAACGCACTTGACtaacaatttttggttttaaattcgtcgtaaaaatataaaaaatcaag includes:
- the LOC117172538 gene encoding uncharacterized protein LOC117172538 yields the protein MAHHPAMYPDTAVSSDHFRPPSPPGPPPFSSVLDTKVEDFQILKIYPERNENRVLKLVVYNFLPKRELFLKNAFGRPDEKPTGAQIILIQGNGDGLALVQKREHGPTVFRALFTIPPYPKGIRSKVNVRSNEVKPLDPQEAWEVPCGTNLNDLYTKKRAGVIFKPKRNRSIRQKI